The Solibacillus sp. FSL W7-1464 genome contains a region encoding:
- a CDS encoding chemotaxis protein CheY yields MAIAVVVNDEGIVTPIVEGTILRIIQQDHSVEDLRNPALDLTEGRRGATLRKAIELGATTFVAPPETFCELSYKKAQEEQISFINIPANQAFAQVAEQLKAGTIQQSNELPADEVVASAPVTK; encoded by the coding sequence ATGGCGATTGCAGTTGTAGTAAATGATGAAGGTATTGTAACACCGATTGTGGAAGGAACGATTTTACGTATTATTCAGCAGGACCATTCTGTAGAAGATTTGCGTAATCCGGCACTTGATTTAACAGAGGGACGCCGCGGCGCAACATTACGTAAAGCAATTGAGCTGGGAGCGACAACTTTTGTTGCCCCGCCTGAAACTTTCTGCGAACTATCTTACAAAAAAGCACAGGAAGAACAAATTTCATTTATTAATATTCCGGCAAATCAAGCATTTGCACAGGTGGCAGAACAGTTGAAAGCAGGCACAATCCAACAATCAAACGAATTACCGGCTGATGAAGTAGTAGCAAGTGCACCGGTTACAAAATAA
- a CDS encoding O-acetylhomoserine aminocarboxypropyltransferase/cysteine synthase family protein: MTFFNQETIALHTGQTVDPVTRSRAVPLYQTTSYVFDDTEHAANLFKLQESGYLYSRNANPTNAVFEERLAALEGGVGGFAVASGQAAILIAVLTVAQAGDEIVATNALYGGTYTLFSKTLPRFGVTVRFVEGSDLQEVEAAINDKTRAVFTETIGNPSLEIADIEGLAQVAHRHDVPLIVDNTFATPYLSKPIEFGADIVVHSTTKFIGGHGTSLGGAIIDGGKFEWNAPRFANFVEPNELIGNRSFVEAAGEKAFITKARFELGHDLGATLSPFNAWLFIQGLESLAVRVRQHVVNAQAVAEYLAEHNLVEWVNYPTLPGNDPNNLVEKYLPKGAGSIFSFGIKGGLEAAKAFINNVQLLSHVANVGDSKSLVIHPASTSHSRLSPEQQLASGVTPGLIRLSIGLEDIEDIKNDLAQSLQKAAEVAQITK; the protein is encoded by the coding sequence ATGACATTTTTTAATCAGGAAACAATCGCGCTTCATACAGGCCAGACAGTTGACCCGGTAACACGCTCACGTGCAGTACCGCTGTATCAGACAACTTCGTATGTATTTGATGATACGGAACATGCGGCGAACCTATTTAAATTACAGGAAAGCGGTTATTTATATTCGCGAAATGCCAATCCGACAAATGCTGTATTTGAAGAACGTCTAGCTGCACTGGAAGGCGGTGTCGGAGGATTTGCGGTCGCTTCCGGACAGGCGGCAATCCTGATTGCGGTATTGACGGTTGCACAGGCGGGCGATGAGATTGTCGCAACGAACGCCCTTTACGGCGGGACGTATACATTATTCTCTAAAACATTGCCTCGCTTCGGTGTAACAGTACGCTTTGTCGAAGGATCTGACTTACAGGAAGTTGAAGCAGCAATCAATGACAAAACACGTGCCGTATTCACTGAAACAATCGGCAATCCAAGTTTGGAGATTGCGGATATTGAAGGTTTGGCACAAGTCGCACACCGTCATGATGTACCGCTTATTGTTGATAATACATTTGCGACACCTTACTTATCGAAGCCGATTGAATTTGGAGCAGATATTGTAGTCCATTCCACAACGAAATTTATCGGCGGCCACGGAACATCGTTAGGCGGCGCGATAATTGATGGCGGTAAATTTGAATGGAATGCGCCTCGATTCGCCAATTTTGTTGAACCGAATGAATTGATCGGCAATCGTTCATTTGTTGAAGCTGCAGGAGAAAAAGCATTCATTACGAAGGCACGTTTTGAGCTGGGCCATGATTTAGGTGCTACATTATCACCGTTCAATGCATGGCTCTTCATTCAAGGTCTTGAATCCCTCGCAGTACGCGTTCGTCAGCATGTTGTGAACGCACAGGCGGTTGCTGAATATTTAGCGGAGCATAATCTGGTGGAATGGGTAAATTATCCGACACTACCTGGCAATGATCCAAACAATTTAGTAGAGAAGTATTTACCGAAAGGGGCAGGTTCGATATTCAGCTTTGGTATCAAAGGCGGACTGGAAGCAGCGAAGGCGTTTATTAATAATGTTCAGCTACTTTCACATGTTGCCAATGTCGGCGATTCGAAGTCACTTGTCATTCACCCGGCAAGCACATCACATTCACGACTATCGCCGGAACAGCAATTGGCGAGTGGTGTAACACCTGGTCTGATCCGTTTATCAATTGGTTTGGAAGATATTGAAGATATTAAAAACGACTTGGCACAAAGCTTGCAAAAAGCTGCCGAAGTTGCTCAAATAACAAAATAA
- a CDS encoding LLM class flavin-dependent oxidoreductase, translating into MTKKQMKLGVFLMGTGHHIASWRHPEAQADASENVEFFKEVAVKAEQGKLDMLFLSDGLSFNELSHPAEQVRFEPLTLLSVLSTVTKNIGLTATASTTYNEPFHIARKFSSLDHLSGGRAAWNIVTSYYSAEASNFNKDQHLDHSLRYERADEFVEVVKGLWDSYEDDALARNKQTGEYITKGKLHTLNHKGEFYAVRGPLNSSRPPQGRPVLVQAGSSEAGTTLAAQQADVIFTAQQTLEDAQQFYKKLKDKAVAAGRDREDIKIMPGVSIYVAETKEKAYAKYEELQQLITPEIGLDFLADYLGVDLSQHDLDGPLPKDIPPTNGNRSRQQLIIELAERENLTIRELYLRIAGSRGHRIIFGSPSEIADQLIEWVDQEAADGFNLMPPYFPGGFTDFIDLVIPELQKRGVFRTEYEGKTLRENLGLKQVPSRYTLQNI; encoded by the coding sequence ATGACAAAAAAACAAATGAAATTAGGCGTATTTTTAATGGGTACAGGGCATCACATCGCTTCATGGCGCCATCCGGAAGCACAGGCTGACGCAAGCGAGAATGTCGAGTTTTTTAAAGAAGTTGCTGTAAAAGCGGAGCAAGGGAAATTGGATATGCTTTTCTTAAGTGACGGTTTGTCTTTCAACGAGCTTTCACATCCGGCAGAACAAGTTCGTTTTGAACCACTTACATTACTGAGTGTCCTGTCAACTGTGACGAAAAATATCGGTTTAACAGCTACGGCTTCAACAACATACAATGAACCATTTCATATCGCGCGCAAGTTTTCTTCGCTTGACCATTTAAGCGGCGGCCGTGCTGCATGGAATATTGTGACAAGTTACTATTCGGCAGAAGCAAGCAACTTTAACAAGGATCAGCATCTGGATCATTCACTACGCTATGAACGGGCAGATGAATTTGTCGAAGTAGTAAAAGGATTATGGGATTCCTATGAAGATGATGCATTGGCACGCAATAAACAGACCGGTGAATATATTACAAAAGGGAAGCTGCACACGCTAAACCATAAAGGTGAATTTTACGCGGTTCGCGGTCCGTTAAATTCATCGCGTCCGCCTCAAGGAAGACCGGTTCTAGTGCAGGCGGGCTCATCGGAAGCCGGTACGACTCTTGCCGCACAACAAGCGGATGTTATTTTCACTGCACAGCAGACGCTTGAAGACGCACAACAATTTTATAAAAAACTGAAAGACAAGGCAGTTGCAGCAGGACGTGACCGCGAAGATATTAAAATCATGCCGGGCGTATCGATTTATGTGGCGGAAACGAAAGAAAAGGCCTATGCCAAATACGAAGAACTGCAACAGCTGATTACACCGGAAATTGGCCTGGACTTTTTAGCGGATTATTTAGGTGTGGATCTGTCGCAACATGACCTGGATGGCCCATTGCCGAAAGACATTCCTCCGACGAACGGCAACCGCAGCCGTCAGCAGCTGATCATCGAGCTGGCGGAACGTGAAAACCTGACGATTCGCGAACTGTATTTACGTATCGCCGGTTCACGTGGTCACCGTATTATTTTTGGTTCGCCAAGTGAAATAGCGGATCAGTTAATTGAGTGGGTAGATCAGGAAGCTGCGGATGGCTTCAACTTAATGCCACCGTATTTCCCGGGCGGCTTTACCGATTTTATTGATCTGGTTATTCCTGAACTTCAAAAGCGCGGGGTATTCCGTACAGAATATGAAGGTAAGACGTTACGTGAGAATTTAGGGTTAAAACAAGTCCCATCCCGTTATACTTTACAAAATATTTAG
- a CDS encoding LLM class flavin-dependent oxidoreductase gives MTKVEFITMAPTSGDSEYVGNQTSNKGAQTWSGVGVDSDREPSVEYITKVAQAAEKAGFSTLLLPIGGSCVDSLVAASHLTANTKTLNYLIAVRPGSTAPTQLAKQYSSVNYWSNNRVFVNVVTGGAPKELENDGDFLSHTDRYKRTREYIEILKRLFNGETFDYDGEFYTLKGANLPLPVKNAPPIFFGGSSPIAKEVATDVADVYMLWGETLETTKEELETVVKLAKEKNRDLSYSVSFQVVLGDTEEAAFENANKIISQVDPEVLEAKHANTLSNGAVGVSRLHQLMLESKDNNFIIAPNIWAGLTQVLSGNSIALVGTPQQVAERIVEFVDLGFDKVLLRGFPHLEVIEEIGEKVIPLVHEILAKREEQLV, from the coding sequence ATGACAAAAGTAGAGTTTATTACGATGGCGCCAACTTCAGGCGATAGTGAATATGTAGGAAACCAAACGTCAAATAAAGGTGCACAAACATGGTCAGGTGTCGGTGTTGATTCGGATCGTGAACCTTCTGTGGAGTATATTACAAAAGTTGCACAGGCTGCTGAAAAAGCCGGATTCTCGACATTATTGTTACCAATTGGCGGAAGCTGTGTAGATTCATTGGTTGCTGCATCCCATTTGACGGCAAATACAAAGACATTGAATTACCTGATTGCAGTTCGACCTGGCTCTACTGCGCCTACCCAGCTGGCAAAACAATATTCATCAGTCAACTACTGGTCGAATAACCGTGTATTTGTCAATGTCGTAACAGGCGGTGCACCAAAGGAACTTGAAAATGATGGGGATTTCTTATCGCATACAGATCGTTATAAGCGTACGCGTGAGTATATTGAAATTTTAAAACGCCTGTTTAACGGGGAAACGTTTGATTACGATGGTGAATTCTACACATTAAAAGGTGCAAACCTGCCATTGCCTGTTAAAAATGCGCCTCCGATTTTCTTCGGTGGTTCATCACCGATTGCAAAGGAAGTCGCAACAGATGTGGCTGACGTCTACATGCTTTGGGGCGAAACATTGGAAACGACAAAAGAAGAGCTGGAAACAGTTGTTAAACTGGCTAAAGAAAAAAATCGCGATCTTTCCTACAGTGTTTCATTCCAGGTTGTATTGGGTGATACAGAAGAAGCTGCGTTTGAAAATGCGAACAAAATTATTAGCCAAGTGGACCCGGAAGTACTGGAAGCAAAACATGCCAATACTTTAAGCAACGGAGCAGTAGGTGTGAGCCGCCTTCATCAGTTGATGCTGGAGTCAAAAGACAATAATTTCATCATTGCACCGAATATTTGGGCAGGGTTAACACAAGTGTTATCGGGCAACTCGATTGCGCTTGTCGGCACACCACAGCAGGTTGCTGAACGCATCGTGGAGTTCGTCGATTTAGGTTTTGACAAAGTACTGCTGCGCGGTTTCCCGCATTTGGAAGTAATCGAAGAGATTGGCGAAAAGGTCATTCCACTCGTTCATGAAATATTGGCTAAACGCGAAGAGCAGTTAGTGTAG